A portion of the Sulfuricurvum kujiense DSM 16994 genome contains these proteins:
- the polA gene encoding DNA polymerase I encodes MAQPTVTIIDTFGFFFRSFYALPPLKNRHGFPTGLLTGFINFIASLHKDHSSDYLIFALDAKGPSFRAEIDPNYKANRSPAPEELIQQLPIAIDWIDKMGYKSLSQSGYEADDMIASVVRQARQHGFLVRVVSHDKDLYQLIDDDRVVLVDAISKKVMNERHCDEKYGVHPCQFIDYQSLIGDTADNVPGVKGIGKVTAQKLLSQFGTLDTLYERIEEVTPPRIRGLLETYRDDAFRSRELVRLKDDVFDTLDFSEFAMHFDNPFLPIYDDLVHYEMNAVLRTLKAKALFEESQPSNTPQSEKTEKAEVPQCDSLDGCSVLIDSDAALIALMETIADDALIAFDTETTGLDPSKDHLVGFSFSTDGKTGYYVPMMHSYLGVGDQVSTEAAAKAIRLIFEHRVIGHNIKFDLHFVTRFLGVDRLSIYADTMVLAWLTDSSRSLAMDNLSQSLLHHEMIHFKDTVKKGENFASVAIEDACKYAGEDAYITYRLYEVLKEQLLLKGGQEALDEAFDVEFPFTLTLLGMEKEGIAVDTAVLELFKKEVAHEIATLTEQIHSACGTVFNLNSPKQLGVILFETLGLPHGKKTKTGYSTDEQVLEGLQFEHPMIPMLLQYREYHKLYSTYIEPLIALAQNDPSSRIYTSFVQTGTATGRLSSKNPNLQNIPVKTALGMRIREAFVAPRGKKLIGIDYSQIELRLLAHFSEDTVLVNAFNEGHDIHMQTAIALFGAEDASRKRNIAKTVNFGLLYGMGQKKLSDTLGITTKEAKEIIERYFETFPSVKGYFNGIVEQAKEIGYVETLLHRRRYFDFGSATPMLKAAYERESVNTVFQGSASDLIKLSMNKIDTMIRTEGLRARMLLQIHDELIFEVDADVAEEYAVRFVDAMERILELRVPLKTSMHIGNHWGELK; translated from the coding sequence ATGGCACAACCTACCGTTACTATAATCGATACTTTCGGATTTTTCTTTCGTTCGTTTTATGCACTTCCCCCTCTAAAGAATAGACACGGGTTTCCTACCGGACTTTTGACCGGATTCATTAACTTTATTGCATCACTGCACAAAGACCACAGCAGCGATTATTTGATATTCGCTCTCGATGCAAAAGGGCCGAGTTTCCGGGCCGAGATCGATCCAAATTATAAAGCCAACCGTTCACCCGCGCCCGAAGAGCTGATCCAGCAACTCCCCATCGCTATCGACTGGATCGATAAAATGGGTTATAAATCTCTATCCCAAAGCGGGTATGAGGCCGATGACATGATCGCATCGGTTGTTCGTCAAGCGCGCCAACACGGTTTTTTGGTTCGCGTCGTTTCCCATGATAAAGACCTCTATCAGCTGATCGATGATGATCGGGTCGTGTTGGTCGATGCGATCAGCAAAAAAGTGATGAATGAACGTCACTGCGATGAAAAATACGGTGTTCATCCGTGCCAGTTTATCGATTATCAATCCCTTATCGGCGATACTGCCGATAATGTCCCCGGTGTCAAAGGGATCGGTAAAGTGACGGCACAAAAACTTCTTTCTCAGTTCGGGACGCTGGATACACTGTATGAACGCATCGAAGAGGTTACCCCTCCGCGGATACGGGGTCTGCTTGAAACGTACCGTGACGATGCATTCCGCTCCCGCGAACTGGTACGTCTTAAAGATGATGTGTTTGATACGCTCGATTTTTCGGAGTTTGCAATGCATTTCGATAATCCGTTTTTGCCTATCTATGATGATCTGGTGCACTATGAGATGAACGCCGTATTGCGTACCCTTAAAGCCAAAGCATTGTTTGAAGAGTCACAGCCCTCAAATACGCCTCAGAGTGAAAAAACTGAAAAAGCGGAAGTTCCGCAGTGCGATAGTCTCGATGGATGCAGTGTTTTGATCGATAGCGATGCCGCTTTAATTGCCCTGATGGAAACGATAGCCGATGATGCACTTATCGCCTTTGATACCGAAACGACTGGGCTTGACCCGAGTAAAGATCATTTGGTAGGTTTTAGCTTCAGCACTGATGGCAAAACCGGATATTATGTTCCGATGATGCACAGTTATCTCGGAGTCGGGGATCAGGTCAGTACTGAAGCGGCGGCGAAAGCAATTCGATTGATATTTGAACATCGCGTTATCGGACATAATATTAAATTCGATCTTCATTTTGTCACCCGGTTTTTGGGTGTTGACCGCTTAAGTATCTATGCCGATACGATGGTTCTCGCTTGGCTGACCGACTCGTCGCGCTCACTGGCGATGGACAACTTGTCACAATCACTTTTGCATCACGAGATGATCCATTTCAAAGATACGGTAAAAAAAGGGGAGAACTTCGCTTCCGTCGCTATCGAAGATGCCTGTAAATATGCGGGAGAAGACGCTTACATAACCTACCGTCTGTACGAAGTGCTCAAAGAGCAGCTGCTGCTAAAAGGCGGACAAGAAGCATTAGACGAAGCGTTTGATGTCGAGTTTCCGTTTACATTGACATTGCTGGGAATGGAGAAAGAGGGGATAGCCGTCGATACGGCGGTTTTGGAACTCTTTAAAAAAGAGGTTGCCCATGAGATAGCGACACTGACCGAGCAGATACACAGTGCGTGCGGAACCGTCTTTAATCTCAATTCTCCCAAACAACTCGGTGTCATCTTGTTTGAGACGCTTGGGCTTCCTCACGGCAAGAAAACCAAAACGGGATACAGCACCGACGAGCAGGTTTTGGAGGGGCTTCAATTTGAACATCCGATGATTCCGATGCTGTTGCAGTATCGCGAGTACCACAAGCTCTATTCGACCTATATCGAACCGCTGATCGCTTTGGCGCAAAATGATCCCTCATCGCGCATTTATACGTCTTTTGTCCAGACGGGGACGGCGACGGGTCGGCTCAGCTCCAAAAATCCGAATCTCCAAAATATCCCCGTCAAAACGGCATTGGGAATGCGGATACGCGAAGCGTTCGTGGCACCTCGGGGCAAAAAACTGATCGGGATCGACTATTCTCAGATCGAGCTTCGTCTCCTCGCCCATTTCAGTGAAGACACTGTTTTGGTCAATGCCTTTAACGAGGGGCACGACATCCATATGCAAACGGCGATAGCACTGTTCGGTGCGGAGGATGCATCTAGGAAGCGTAATATCGCCAAGACGGTCAATTTCGGTCTATTGTACGGGATGGGGCAGAAAAAACTTTCCGATACTCTCGGGATTACGACGAAAGAGGCCAAAGAGATCATTGAACGCTATTTCGAGACGTTTCCGAGTGTCAAAGGATATTTCAACGGCATTGTTGAACAGGCCAAAGAGATAGGGTATGTCGAGACACTGCTGCACCGTCGCCGCTATTTTGATTTCGGTTCCGCTACCCCGATGCTGAAAGCTGCCTATGAGCGCGAGTCGGTCAATACAGTCTTTCAAGGAAGTGCGTCTGATCTTATCAAACTCTCGATGAATAAAATTGACACGATGATCCGAACCGAAGGTTTGCGAGCCCGAATGCTGCTGCAAATCCACGATGAACTGATTTTCGAAGTGGATGCGGATGTTGCCGAAGAATACGCCGTCCGTTTTGTCGATGCGATGGAACGTATTTTAGAACTACGGGTTCCGCTCAAAACTTCGATGCATATCGGAAACCACTGGGGCGAGTTAAAATAG
- a CDS encoding HDOD domain-containing protein, which produces MKSSIINSIKSLPPLPKTVIEMQRICNDPDSSINDLIKTVEQDPMIVANLLKAANSPLYSFRREILNVSQAVSLFGMSMTRSIGIGNSVRKLLNVDMEPYGITSDRFAEISSMQAALVHEWYMKIDRLKADKLFLAAFLQETGKIIIASDVIQEDLAANFKSDIEVTIDIARVERSYIHETTATVTAEIFTHWNFDKEFVEMIKFSDAPAKAPDDVKEYSTALNIIKTIIPVNNPLGEHGISYGLKKAEDAGYDVTMLQAAIDSMLARIRA; this is translated from the coding sequence ATGAAAAGCTCGATTATAAACAGTATTAAATCTTTGCCGCCGCTTCCTAAAACGGTGATAGAGATGCAACGTATTTGTAATGATCCCGACAGTTCGATCAATGATCTGATTAAAACTGTCGAACAAGACCCGATGATCGTTGCCAACTTGCTTAAAGCCGCCAATTCGCCTCTGTACAGTTTCCGACGCGAGATACTCAATGTCTCTCAGGCGGTCTCTTTGTTCGGGATGAGTATGACGAGATCTATCGGTATCGGCAATTCGGTCCGCAAACTGCTCAATGTCGACATGGAACCCTATGGAATTACATCGGACCGTTTTGCGGAAATTTCATCGATGCAGGCTGCTTTGGTTCATGAATGGTACATGAAAATAGACCGCCTTAAAGCCGATAAGCTTTTTTTAGCCGCATTTTTGCAGGAGACGGGAAAAATTATTATCGCAAGCGACGTTATTCAAGAAGATTTAGCTGCCAATTTTAAATCCGATATTGAAGTGACGATTGACATTGCAAGAGTTGAGCGCTCTTACATTCATGAAACGACGGCTACCGTGACGGCGGAAATTTTTACCCACTGGAATTTTGATAAAGAATTTGTTGAGATGATTAAATTTTCCGATGCGCCTGCCAAAGCGCCGGATGATGTCAAAGAGTACTCTACCGCTCTGAACATCATTAAAACGATTATTCCGGTCAATAATCCGCTGGGGGAACACGGAATCTCATATGGCCTTAAAAAAGCGGAAGATGCGGGCTATGACGTCACTATGCTTCAAGCGGCAATTGATTCGATGCTCGCTCGAATCCGTGCCTGA
- the uvrA gene encoding excinuclease ABC subunit UvrA, with the protein MDKIKIIGAREHNLKNISLEIPKNKLIVCTGISGSGKSTLAFDTLYAEGQRRYIESLSSYARQFLDRVGKPDVDKIEGLTPAIAIDQKTTSKNPRSTVGTITEIYDYLRLLYARIGVQHCHLCGKPISKMSAQDIITQVLKLPEGSKIVILAPLVREKKGSFADILESLRHKGYVRAMIDGVMVRLDEEIDLSKTKKHTLKVVIDRLIIKDDNHDRVAQDVEKALKESYGEVEIEIQNHDEVGMADKLIHYSEHSACFDCKVSFDPLEPLSFSFNSPKGACSECDGLGIRYALDYDKIIDSELPIEKGAIKIVYGFNKGYYFTFLKAFCAAEGISITAPFYALEEYQKKAILHGSVDEVEFKWQDHPIKRVWPGIVRIAYDIFKDEKDLADYMSEKPCNICNSHRLKRESLAVRVAQKGIGDVISMPLKDSYAWFADPKTFDGLSDQNAMIAAPILNEIRERLFFLFDVGLGYLSLSRDARTISGGEAQRIRIASQIGSGLTGVMYVLDEPSIGLHERDTLKLIRTLRSLQEKGNTVIVVEHDKETIENADYIVDIGPGAGKFGGNVVFAGTLEEMKQSNTLTADYLSGRKQIKYFYRREQKEWMAINNVTLNNITNLSVKIPLHNFVCVTGVSGSGKSSLILQTLLPVTREILNHARKINRVAGVEVEGLEKLDKVIYLDQSPIGRTPRSNPATYTGVMDEIRNLFTKTKEAQIRGYTASRFSFNVKGGRCEKCQGEGEIKIEMHFLPDIMVKCDSCHGSRYNLQTLQVEYKGKTISDVLNMSVGEALEFFAPIPKIKAILQTLSDVGLDYITLGQNAVTLSGGEAQRIKLAKELSRRDTGNTLYILDEPTTGLHFDDVNRLTKVLHNFVELGNSVLVIEHNLDMIKNADYIIDMGPEGGSGGGLLVAQGNPEEVAESWEKTGSFTGKYLALELNRL; encoded by the coding sequence ATGGACAAGATTAAAATTATCGGAGCACGGGAGCATAACCTCAAAAACATCTCTTTGGAGATCCCGAAAAACAAGCTGATTGTATGTACCGGAATCAGCGGAAGCGGTAAATCGACATTGGCCTTTGACACCCTTTATGCCGAGGGACAGCGCCGCTATATCGAGTCTCTCTCATCGTATGCCCGTCAATTTTTGGACCGTGTCGGAAAGCCCGATGTCGATAAAATCGAAGGCCTCACTCCGGCTATTGCGATCGATCAAAAAACGACCTCAAAAAATCCCCGTTCAACCGTAGGAACGATTACCGAGATCTATGACTATCTGAGACTTTTGTATGCCCGTATCGGAGTTCAACACTGTCATCTGTGCGGCAAGCCGATATCCAAAATGTCGGCTCAAGATATAATCACACAGGTTTTAAAGCTTCCCGAAGGTTCCAAAATCGTCATACTTGCACCGCTCGTACGGGAGAAAAAAGGCTCCTTTGCCGATATTCTCGAATCGCTCCGTCATAAAGGGTATGTACGTGCCATGATCGACGGCGTCATGGTGCGTCTGGATGAAGAGATTGATCTCTCCAAGACCAAAAAACATACTCTTAAAGTTGTGATTGACCGTCTCATCATAAAAGATGACAACCATGACCGTGTGGCCCAAGACGTCGAAAAAGCGCTCAAAGAGTCTTATGGAGAGGTAGAAATTGAGATTCAGAACCACGACGAAGTAGGGATGGCTGACAAGCTGATCCACTACAGTGAACACAGCGCCTGTTTTGACTGTAAAGTGAGTTTTGATCCGCTCGAACCGCTCTCGTTTTCGTTTAACTCTCCCAAAGGGGCATGTTCTGAATGCGACGGCCTCGGCATCCGCTATGCGCTCGATTACGACAAAATTATCGATTCCGAACTCCCCATAGAGAAAGGGGCGATAAAAATCGTTTACGGATTTAACAAAGGGTATTATTTTACCTTCCTAAAAGCGTTTTGCGCTGCGGAAGGGATCAGTATTACGGCTCCGTTTTATGCACTCGAAGAGTATCAGAAAAAAGCGATCCTCCACGGCAGCGTCGATGAAGTCGAATTCAAGTGGCAGGACCATCCTATCAAGCGTGTATGGCCGGGAATCGTACGCATCGCATACGATATTTTCAAAGATGAAAAAGATCTCGCCGATTACATGTCCGAAAAACCGTGCAACATCTGTAATTCTCACCGTCTCAAGCGCGAATCGCTTGCCGTTCGCGTTGCCCAAAAGGGGATCGGGGATGTGATATCGATGCCCCTTAAAGATTCGTATGCGTGGTTTGCCGATCCAAAGACATTTGATGGTCTGAGCGATCAAAATGCAATGATTGCCGCACCGATTTTAAATGAGATACGCGAACGTCTTTTCTTTTTGTTTGATGTCGGTTTAGGATACCTCTCCCTCAGCCGCGACGCCCGCACCATCAGCGGGGGGGAAGCCCAGCGTATCCGTATCGCTTCTCAGATCGGAAGCGGTTTGACAGGGGTAATGTATGTTCTGGATGAGCCGAGTATCGGATTGCATGAACGCGATACCCTCAAACTGATTCGAACGCTCCGTTCATTGCAGGAAAAAGGGAATACCGTTATCGTTGTCGAACATGACAAAGAGACGATTGAAAATGCCGACTACATTGTTGATATCGGCCCCGGTGCCGGAAAATTCGGCGGTAATGTCGTCTTTGCAGGTACGTTGGAGGAAATGAAACAATCCAATACCCTCACGGCCGACTACCTCTCTGGACGCAAACAAATCAAATATTTTTATCGACGCGAACAAAAAGAGTGGATGGCAATCAATAATGTTACATTAAATAATATTACCAATTTGAGCGTAAAAATTCCACTTCATAATTTTGTCTGTGTAACGGGAGTCAGCGGCAGCGGAAAAAGCTCTCTGATTCTGCAGACGTTGCTTCCCGTTACTCGCGAAATACTGAACCATGCACGTAAAATAAACCGTGTCGCCGGGGTCGAAGTAGAAGGTCTGGAAAAACTCGACAAAGTGATCTATCTCGATCAAAGCCCGATCGGACGTACGCCTCGTTCGAACCCTGCCACTTATACGGGTGTCATGGACGAAATTCGAAATCTATTCACGAAAACCAAAGAAGCACAGATCCGCGGCTATACGGCATCGCGCTTTAGCTTTAACGTCAAAGGGGGGCGATGTGAAAAATGTCAGGGAGAAGGGGAAATCAAGATCGAAATGCACTTCCTTCCCGACATTATGGTCAAGTGTGATTCGTGTCACGGAAGCCGATACAATCTCCAAACACTTCAGGTTGAGTATAAAGGGAAAACCATCTCCGATGTTCTGAATATGTCGGTCGGCGAAGCACTCGAATTTTTTGCACCGATCCCGAAAATCAAAGCGATTCTACAGACACTTAGCGATGTCGGGCTTGATTACATTACGCTGGGACAAAATGCCGTTACCCTCTCAGGAGGGGAAGCGCAGCGGATTAAACTGGCCAAAGAGCTTAGCCGACGCGATACGGGAAATACCCTCTATATCCTTGATGAACCGACGACGGGTCTGCATTTTGATGACGTCAACCGTTTGACAAAGGTACTTCATAATTTCGTCGAACTCGGTAACTCCGTACTGGTTATCGAGCACAATCTCGATATGATAAAAAATGCCGACTATATCATCGATATGGGGCCTGAGGGGGGCAGCGGCGGCGGATTATTGGTCGCGCAGGGGAACCCTGAAGAAGTTGCCGAGAGCTGGGAAAAAACGGGAAGTTTCACCGGAAAATATTTAGCTCTTGAGCTAAATAGGCTATAA
- a CDS encoding sulfite exporter TauE/SafE family protein, which produces MTIELALLGVGVGTLSGFFGIGGGTVSVPILLYLGFGIKEAIGISVTQMVAGSLLAAWIHHKKQTYAIGDIKYFGYGGILGAIAGGILVKALHSSILEWLFLSIVAFTLGRLALSNPEPTRPEVVNRPLYTFVGSVIGVFSGMLGVGGSILMTPVLVSFMGFPLKKASAVGHFFVTFSSVSALATLLWLGLVNLEAGLTMALSSLFGIMAGIALLHRVKVTHYKQVLVIFYIIIFAITAYKLIAG; this is translated from the coding sequence ATGACTATTGAATTAGCACTTTTAGGGGTAGGGGTCGGTACACTGTCAGGATTTTTCGGAATCGGCGGCGGTACGGTGAGTGTTCCGATTCTGCTCTATCTCGGGTTTGGTATCAAAGAGGCAATCGGCATATCGGTTACCCAAATGGTTGCCGGTTCGTTGTTGGCGGCGTGGATCCATCATAAAAAACAAACGTATGCGATCGGCGATATCAAATATTTCGGTTACGGCGGAATTCTTGGTGCGATAGCGGGCGGGATATTGGTCAAAGCACTCCATTCGAGTATATTGGAATGGCTTTTTCTCTCAATTGTCGCCTTTACGCTGGGGCGACTGGCTCTTTCCAATCCCGAACCGACCCGTCCGGAAGTGGTCAATCGGCCGTTATATACGTTTGTCGGAAGCGTGATCGGCGTATTTTCCGGAATGCTTGGAGTTGGAGGTTCGATTTTGATGACGCCGGTACTGGTTAGTTTTATGGGATTTCCGCTGAAGAAAGCTTCAGCAGTAGGACATTTTTTTGTTACGTTTTCTTCCGTTTCGGCTTTGGCGACACTTTTGTGGCTCGGTCTTGTGAATCTTGAAGCGGGTCTGACGATGGCTTTGAGCTCATTATTCGGCATTATGGCGGGCATCGCGTTGCTGCATCGGGTCAAAGTGACTCATTACAAACAGGTATTGGTTATTTTTTACATCATTATTTTTGCCATTACGGCATACAAACTTATCGCGGGGTAA
- a CDS encoding chemotaxis protein CheX: MLPIIVEAATNFFLHQIRLPYDFIDSTKKRTLFAYIDIETTNGEIHRAYIGCDPMLIQTIAEIFLGEDESDEQTLIDMLLETTNMIVGSAKVLAGELYETSLSIATPFLLSDEEVSAVQLDNSKCIGINGGEMTIALQRL, translated from the coding sequence ATGTTACCGATTATTGTCGAAGCAGCCACTAATTTTTTTCTTCATCAAATACGCCTCCCTTATGATTTTATAGACTCAACTAAAAAGAGAACGCTTTTTGCTTATATCGATATTGAAACGACGAACGGTGAGATTCACCGTGCTTATATCGGATGCGATCCGATGTTGATTCAGACCATAGCCGAGATTTTTTTGGGCGAAGATGAGAGTGATGAACAGACACTCATCGATATGCTGTTGGAAACAACCAATATGATTGTCGGAAGTGCAAAAGTACTGGCCGGTGAGTTATATGAAACATCTTTATCGATTGCGACCCCTTTTCTTTTATCGGATGAAGAGGTATCGGCGGTTCAATTGGATAATTCAAAATGTATCGGTATTAATGGCGGAGAAATGACAATTGCTTTGCAAAGGCTCTAA
- the fliN gene encoding flagellar motor switch protein FliN → MDETVAAETSLHHEHGFDPEKELSWMDYDGLLDMEVEFVSDLGQTTLTLDEILKLEKGSVIDLGKPAGESVESYVNRRIIGKGEVMVYEKNLAIRINEVLDSSAVLYYLSKERL, encoded by the coding sequence ATGGATGAAACAGTAGCGGCAGAAACTTCTTTACATCATGAACACGGTTTCGATCCTGAAAAAGAACTTTCATGGATGGATTACGACGGATTGCTTGACATGGAAGTGGAATTTGTTTCGGATTTGGGACAAACGACTCTCACGTTGGACGAAATACTCAAACTGGAAAAAGGTTCCGTCATCGACTTGGGCAAACCGGCGGGGGAAAGCGTGGAATCGTATGTCAACAGACGTATTATCGGTAAGGGGGAAGTAATGGTTTATGAGAAGAATTTAGCGATACGTATCAATGAGGTACTCGATTCGAGCGCCGTATTGTATTACCTATCAAAAGAGAGACTATGA
- a CDS encoding tRNA-uridine aminocarboxypropyltransferase has translation MKLNKIIEGREKCYRCYRPITSCMCPYVKPIATQTKFVILMHPKEFKKTKNGTGRLTHLSLPNSELYIDVDFSEHSAINALIEDSNNLCYVLYPGKKSINLNTRKIDAQGKQIVIFIIDSTWACSVKMLRVSRNLQTLPRVSFTHSKTSQFLIKEQPEAYCLSTIESTLSVLELLHQQGLEAIEEGAFEAFLNPFKAMVEYQIGCASHSEESVRFKTRREEI, from the coding sequence TTGAAATTGAATAAAATAATTGAAGGCAGAGAAAAATGCTACCGGTGCTATCGCCCGATAACATCCTGCATGTGCCCGTATGTTAAGCCTATAGCGACACAAACTAAATTTGTTATCTTAATGCACCCCAAAGAGTTTAAAAAAACCAAAAACGGCACCGGAAGACTTACCCATCTCTCACTGCCGAATTCAGAACTCTATATTGATGTCGATTTCAGCGAGCATAGCGCCATTAATGCATTGATTGAGGACAGTAACAACCTCTGCTATGTTCTTTATCCCGGGAAAAAAAGCATCAATCTAAACACCCGGAAGATTGATGCGCAGGGCAAACAAATTGTCATCTTCATTATCGATTCAACCTGGGCATGCTCGGTAAAAATGCTCAGAGTCAGCCGCAATCTTCAAACATTGCCGCGCGTCAGTTTCACCCACTCTAAAACTTCCCAATTCCTTATTAAGGAACAGCCCGAAGCATACTGTCTTTCGACGATCGAATCGACATTGAGTGTATTGGAATTATTGCATCAGCAGGGTCTTGAAGCGATAGAAGAGGGGGCTTTTGAAGCTTTTTTAAATCCGTTCAAAGCTATGGTGGAATATCAAATCGGATGTGCTTCGCACTCTGAAGAGAGCGTCAGATTTAAGACAAGAAGAGAAGAGATTTAA
- a CDS encoding TrkH family potassium uptake protein, protein MLFSFIALIFGGALLLSLPFAHNGELRFVDAVFTATSAVCVTGLIVKDTPVDFTPFGHVVILSLIQIGGLGYMTAVTFMAVMRKQKIGHRDRLILKESLNHPGMDGLVRFLKIVFASIIIIEAVGMLILTLRFWVDMPFGKAVWFGTFHSISAFNNAGFSLFSDNMMSFRGDFVINMAIPLLVILGGLGYIVLLEIYNFRRDRLLRISTHTKIVLWMSGILILIGMILLLSLEWNNPKSFGGLDTYEKILAAWFASVNYRTAGFNSIDFSTLTDSNLFFSTFFMMTGGSPGGTAGGIKTTAVALALIGVWYTLRGDTNAHIFRRSIAQYQINKAYAVIFVASFYVVMTTIILSEVEHLPFLRILFETTSAFGTVGVSTGDGGVLSYSALFSDWGKINIIVLMLMGRVGVFAFTIIIVGKAVESRIKYAEGKVII, encoded by the coding sequence ATTCTTTTTAGCTTTATAGCACTCATATTCGGAGGTGCGTTGCTTCTGTCGCTCCCCTTTGCCCATAACGGTGAACTTAGATTTGTTGATGCCGTTTTTACTGCAACTTCGGCAGTTTGTGTGACGGGATTGATCGTCAAAGACACTCCGGTCGATTTTACGCCGTTTGGACATGTCGTTATCCTCTCCCTTATCCAGATCGGCGGGCTTGGCTATATGACTGCAGTGACCTTTATGGCGGTAATGCGTAAACAAAAGATTGGTCATCGCGACCGGCTTATTCTAAAAGAGTCCCTCAACCATCCGGGAATGGACGGGTTGGTCCGTTTTTTGAAAATTGTATTCGCTTCAATTATTATCATAGAAGCGGTGGGAATGTTGATTTTGACACTCCGATTTTGGGTTGATATGCCGTTTGGCAAAGCAGTATGGTTTGGAACATTTCATTCGATATCCGCCTTTAATAATGCCGGATTTTCATTGTTCAGCGACAATATGATGAGTTTTAGAGGTGATTTTGTTATCAATATGGCGATACCGTTGTTGGTTATTCTGGGCGGTTTAGGATACATAGTTCTATTGGAAATATATAATTTTCGCCGCGATCGGTTACTTCGGATCTCTACGCATACGAAAATTGTTCTTTGGATGAGCGGAATCTTGATTCTTATCGGGATGATACTGCTTTTGTCTTTAGAGTGGAACAATCCAAAATCATTTGGCGGACTTGATACTTATGAGAAGATTTTAGCTGCATGGTTTGCATCCGTTAATTACCGTACTGCCGGATTCAACAGTATCGATTTTTCGACTTTGACCGACTCCAATCTTTTCTTCTCTACCTTCTTTATGATGACCGGGGGGAGTCCGGGCGGTACGGCCGGGGGGATTAAAACGACTGCGGTTGCTTTGGCGCTTATCGGTGTCTGGTATACGCTTCGCGGTGATACAAACGCGCATATCTTCCGCCGTTCCATTGCCCAATATCAGATTAATAAAGCCTATGCGGTGATTTTCGTCGCCTCTTTTTATGTCGTAATGACCACTATTATCTTGAGCGAAGTGGAGCATTTGCCTTTTTTACGTATATTGTTTGAAACGACTTCGGCATTCGGGACGGTAGGTGTATCGACGGGAGATGGCGGAGTATTGAGCTACAGTGCCCTTTTTAGCGATTGGGGAAAAATCAATATTATAGTATTAATGCTGATGGGAAGAGTGGGCGTATTTGCTTTTACTATTATCATCGTTGGAAAAGCGGTGGAGAGCCGTATAAAATATGCAGAAGGAAAGGTTATAATTTAG
- a CDS encoding potassium channel family protein has product METFAVIGLGKFGFHVAKGLAQQGLSVIAVDVDEEQVREINEFVQDAVILDSTDMRALREAGIGSVDVAVVSIGENIEASILTVMALKELGVETVVAKAITTVHGQILSKLGAAKVIYPEMESAKKIVKKMVKNMHYETIDLSITMKIAKLTVPSFWVGTSILSPIFESEFEVKPIAYKHQGIWYTSFEKDDILEKGDILVVLGNSGHIEALSKKI; this is encoded by the coding sequence ATGGAAACATTTGCTGTAATTGGTTTGGGAAAATTCGGATTTCATGTCGCCAAAGGGCTGGCACAACAAGGACTTAGTGTTATCGCCGTTGATGTGGATGAAGAACAGGTTCGTGAAATTAACGAATTTGTACAAGATGCTGTAATCCTCGATTCTACCGATATGCGTGCATTACGCGAAGCGGGGATCGGTAGCGTCGATGTCGCCGTTGTGAGTATCGGTGAAAACATCGAAGCGAGTATTTTGACCGTTATGGCTCTTAAAGAGCTTGGGGTGGAGACGGTCGTTGCCAAAGCGATTACAACGGTGCACGGGCAGATCCTCTCAAAACTCGGTGCGGCCAAAGTGATTTATCCCGAGATGGAATCGGCGAAAAAAATCGTTAAAAAAATGGTCAAAAACATGCACTATGAAACCATCGATCTTTCTATTACGATGAAGATCGCCAAGTTGACTGTCCCATCGTTTTGGGTTGGAACATCGATTCTCTCTCCTATATTCGAATCAGAGTTCGAGGTAAAGCCTATTGCCTATAAACATCAGGGCATTTGGTACACATCGTTTGAAAAAGATGATATTCTCGAAAAAGGGGATATTTTGGTTGTACTGGGCAACAGCGGACATATCGAAGCACTCAGTAAAAAGATTTAA